Proteins from a genomic interval of Kaistia defluvii:
- a CDS encoding DUF192 domain-containing protein, which translates to MRTLGAALAFGLALASGALAADKPGEIQVKTRTGTHAITVEWAVTPSQRERGLMGREKMAPNHGMLFDFGNEQPLYFWMKNTPLSLDMIFIKADGRTSRIERGAKPFSEDLIPGGAPARYVLEMVAGSADRLGLAPGDRFIIPKP; encoded by the coding sequence TTGCGCACCCTCGGGGCGGCGCTCGCCTTCGGGCTGGCCCTGGCCAGCGGGGCCTTGGCGGCGGACAAGCCGGGCGAGATCCAGGTCAAGACCCGCACGGGCACCCACGCGATCACAGTGGAATGGGCCGTCACCCCGTCGCAGCGCGAGCGCGGCCTGATGGGGCGCGAGAAGATGGCTCCCAATCACGGCATGCTGTTCGATTTCGGCAATGAGCAGCCGCTCTATTTCTGGATGAAGAACACGCCGCTCTCGCTAGACATGATCTTCATCAAGGCGGACGGTCGCACCTCGCGCATCGAGCGGGGCGCGAAGCCCTTTTCGGAGGACCTGATTCCGGGCGGCGCGCCGGCGCGCTACGTGCTGGAGATGGTGGCCGGCAGCGCCGATCGACTGGGGCTGGCGCCCGGCGATCGTTTTATCATTCCGAAGCCCTGA
- a CDS encoding ETC complex I subunit: MVARIFKPARNAMQSGKAKTERWTLSYEPEIPVSVEPLMGYTSSSDMNRQIKLQFDTQEEAVAYAEKNGIPYQLMPAQSDTRKKISYSDNFKFGRLQSWTH; encoded by the coding sequence ATGGTTGCGCGTATCTTCAAGCCGGCACGGAATGCGATGCAGTCGGGCAAGGCGAAGACCGAGCGTTGGACGCTTTCCTACGAGCCGGAAATCCCCGTCTCCGTCGAGCCGCTGATGGGCTACACCTCGTCCTCCGACATGAACCGCCAGATCAAGCTGCAGTTCGACACGCAGGAAGAGGCCGTGGCCTATGCCGAGAAGAACGGCATCCCCTACCAGCTGATGCCGGCGCAGTCGGACACGCGCAAGAAGATCTCCTATTCGGACAATTTCAAGTTTGGCCGCCTGCAGTCCTGGACGCACTGA
- a CDS encoding LysR family transcriptional regulator, protein MQRQDLNDMLAFMAVAQERSFTKAASKLGSSQSTLSHTIKQLEQRLGLRLLTRTTRNVSLTEAGEQLLQTLAPRIEDIEREIEALTAFRDKPSGNVRLTLSDHALDWIVWPKLKPMLKAYPDIRVEFSIENGFRDIVEERFDAGVRLGESLDKDMVAARISPDWRLVAVASPEYLDSHPPLDSPQDLVRHNCINHRQARSGGLYAWEFAKDGRNLRVRVEGQLTFNSSIAMVDAAVAGLGVAYIPESLVIDARARGELVQVLDDWCPFFSGYHLYYPSRRQHSAAFSIVLEALRAAG, encoded by the coding sequence ATGCAGCGGCAGGATTTGAATGACATGCTGGCCTTCATGGCTGTCGCCCAGGAGCGCAGCTTCACGAAGGCAGCATCCAAGCTGGGCTCATCTCAATCGACTCTCAGCCATACCATCAAGCAGCTCGAGCAGCGCCTCGGCCTGCGATTGCTCACCCGCACGACGCGCAACGTCTCTCTGACCGAAGCCGGCGAGCAGCTGCTGCAAACCCTGGCACCGCGGATCGAGGATATAGAAAGAGAAATCGAAGCCCTGACGGCCTTTCGGGACAAGCCGTCCGGCAACGTTCGGCTGACACTTTCCGACCATGCGCTCGACTGGATCGTCTGGCCCAAACTCAAACCGATGCTGAAAGCCTATCCGGACATCCGCGTAGAGTTCAGCATCGAAAACGGCTTTCGCGACATCGTGGAGGAACGCTTCGACGCCGGGGTAAGGCTGGGGGAAAGTCTCGACAAGGACATGGTGGCCGCTCGTATCAGCCCCGACTGGCGCCTGGTGGCGGTGGCGTCGCCCGAGTATCTCGACAGCCATCCCCCGCTCGATTCACCGCAGGATCTGGTCCGGCATAATTGCATCAACCACCGACAGGCGCGATCCGGCGGTCTCTACGCATGGGAGTTTGCCAAGGATGGCAGAAATCTCCGCGTGCGGGTCGAGGGCCAACTGACCTTCAACAGTTCGATCGCCATGGTCGATGCAGCCGTGGCCGGGCTGGGCGTTGCTTACATTCCGGAAAGCCTGGTGATCGATGCGCGTGCCCGCGGCGAACTCGTCCAGGTCCTGGACGATTGGTGCCCCTTTTTCTCCGGCTACCACCTCTACTACCCCAGCAGAAGACAGCATTCCGCCGCGTTTTCGATCGTGCTGGAGGCGCTCCGGGCCGCAGGCTAA
- a CDS encoding MFS transporter, whose protein sequence is MTTHVDSAPTSRPRAAWGAVFSMALCVATLIASEFMPVSLLTPISADLGITDGQAGQAISVSGMFAVVSSLFAAQLTRHMDRRQVILGFSALLVASGALVTLAPDYLWLMVGRALLGLAIGGFWGMSTSIVMRLVPTEDVPRGLAMLNAGNAVAATVSAPLGSYLGDIIGWRGAFFFVVPLAVLAFVWQWIALPSLPSRATDSTGNVFRLLRRRPVALGMASITLLFMGQFGLFTYLRPFLEGVTGVSVPGLSTILLVMGLSGVAGTWMISHALRTRLFSVLIAIPLVMAAIAVALVAFGTLALPVALLLLLWGIFGTAAPVGWGAWLARTLPRDAEAGGGLQVALIQFAITVGAAGGGLLFDRAGWWAPFLFAAVLLCGSSILAYAAFRASSGSAP, encoded by the coding sequence ATGACCACGCACGTAGATAGCGCACCTACATCGAGACCCCGGGCGGCCTGGGGCGCGGTCTTTTCCATGGCCCTGTGCGTCGCGACGCTCATCGCCTCGGAATTCATGCCGGTGAGCCTGCTGACGCCGATATCAGCCGATCTAGGCATCACCGACGGGCAGGCTGGCCAGGCGATATCGGTCTCGGGAATGTTCGCAGTGGTCTCCAGCCTGTTCGCCGCGCAGCTCACCCGCCATATGGACCGTCGCCAGGTCATCCTCGGCTTTTCCGCATTGCTTGTGGCCTCCGGAGCCCTTGTCACCTTGGCGCCGGATTATCTCTGGCTGATGGTGGGGCGCGCGCTGCTCGGACTTGCCATAGGCGGCTTCTGGGGCATGTCCACGTCGATCGTCATGCGGCTGGTGCCAACCGAGGACGTGCCGCGCGGCCTCGCCATGCTCAATGCTGGGAATGCCGTTGCCGCAACTGTTTCGGCGCCATTGGGCAGCTATCTCGGCGACATCATCGGCTGGCGCGGCGCGTTCTTCTTCGTGGTTCCGCTGGCCGTGCTGGCCTTCGTCTGGCAATGGATCGCCCTGCCGTCGCTCCCTTCCCGCGCAACCGACAGCACTGGGAATGTCTTCCGCTTGCTCCGGCGTCGTCCGGTGGCTCTGGGCATGGCGTCGATCACCCTTCTCTTCATGGGTCAGTTTGGCCTGTTCACCTATCTCCGTCCCTTTCTGGAAGGTGTGACGGGCGTTTCCGTCCCAGGGCTTTCGACAATTCTCCTGGTCATGGGCCTCTCCGGCGTGGCCGGCACCTGGATGATCAGCCATGCTCTGCGTACGCGCCTGTTCAGCGTCCTCATTGCCATCCCGCTCGTGATGGCTGCGATCGCCGTGGCGTTGGTCGCCTTTGGTACCTTGGCGCTGCCGGTTGCTCTGTTGCTGCTGCTTTGGGGCATTTTCGGCACAGCCGCGCCGGTTGGCTGGGGCGCCTGGCTGGCGAGGACGCTGCCCCGCGATGCCGAGGCTGGTGGCGGCCTGCAAGTGGCGCTGATCCAGTTCGCTATCACGGTGGGTGCGGCGGGTGGCGGTCTGCTGTTTGACCGGGCCGGCTGGTGGGCGCCTTTCCTCTTCGCGGCCGTGCTGCTCTGCGGCTCCTCCATTCTTGCCTATGCCGCCTTCCGCGCCAGTTCAGGATCGGCACCATGA
- a CDS encoding cyclophilin-like fold protein, with protein MNADKITRRSLVRAALAASAMPLLAKAQERTLNSHQEPTDMRVRFSFAGRTMMATLHDSPSARDFYSMLPLDLIIQDFGGNEKIAHLPRKLTEQGSGPFGNEQPYDLCYYVPWGNLAMFYADYRHPDLIRLGRFDEGREALHVAGQFPLRIEIASPPAPTDRKLP; from the coding sequence ATGAATGCCGACAAAATCACGCGCCGCTCGCTGGTTCGAGCTGCGCTGGCGGCGAGCGCAATGCCGCTTCTGGCGAAGGCACAGGAAAGAACGCTGAACAGCCATCAGGAGCCGACCGACATGCGCGTGCGCTTCAGCTTCGCCGGGCGGACCATGATGGCGACGCTCCATGACAGCCCTTCCGCCCGCGACTTCTATTCCATGCTGCCGCTCGATCTCATCATCCAGGATTTCGGCGGCAACGAGAAGATCGCCCACCTTCCGCGAAAGCTCACCGAACAGGGGTCCGGCCCCTTCGGCAACGAGCAGCCCTACGACCTCTGCTACTACGTTCCGTGGGGAAACCTCGCCATGTTCTATGCCGACTACCGCCACCCGGATCTTATCCGCCTGGGGCGGTTCGATGAGGGACGCGAGGCTCTCCACGTCGCCGGGCAATTTCCGCTCCGCATCGAAATCGCCTCCCCACCAGCACCAACAGACAGGAAACTTCCATGA
- a CDS encoding SDR family oxidoreductase: protein MIKDKVIIITGASSGIGEASARLLASKGAKIVLGARRIDQLQRIAEEIEAAGGQAVYAKLDVTSQADNDAIVSLAKDSFGRLDATFLNAGLMPNSMLSALKTDDWHQMVDVNIKGVLNGVAAVLPTFTAQKGGHILATSSVAGLKAYPGGAVYGGTKWFLRDFMEVLRMESAMEGTHIRATTIYPAAINTELLHTISDKGVADAMGGLYAKYGISADRIARVVEFAIDQPDDTVINEFTVGPANQPW from the coding sequence ATGATCAAGGACAAGGTCATCATCATCACCGGCGCCTCCTCGGGCATCGGCGAGGCCAGCGCTCGGCTGCTGGCCAGCAAGGGCGCAAAGATCGTGCTGGGAGCCAGGCGCATCGACCAGCTCCAGCGCATCGCGGAAGAGATCGAGGCAGCCGGCGGACAGGCGGTCTACGCGAAACTCGACGTCACCAGTCAGGCCGACAACGACGCCATCGTTTCCCTTGCCAAGGACAGCTTTGGACGGCTCGACGCCACCTTTCTCAATGCCGGGCTGATGCCGAACTCGATGCTTTCCGCGCTCAAGACCGATGACTGGCACCAGATGGTCGACGTCAACATCAAGGGGGTGCTGAACGGCGTCGCTGCGGTGCTGCCGACGTTCACGGCGCAGAAGGGCGGGCACATTCTCGCCACCTCGTCCGTAGCCGGGCTCAAGGCCTATCCGGGCGGCGCAGTCTATGGCGGCACCAAGTGGTTCCTGCGCGACTTCATGGAGGTGCTCCGGATGGAATCCGCCATGGAAGGCACCCATATCCGCGCGACCACAATCTATCCCGCCGCCATCAACACGGAACTGCTGCACACCATCAGCGACAAGGGCGTCGCCGACGCCATGGGCGGGCTCTACGCCAAATATGGAATCTCCGCGGATCGCATAGCGCGCGTTGTGGAATTCGCCATCGATCAGCCGGACGATACCGTGATCAACGAATTCACCGTTGGGCCGGCCAACCAGCCGTGGTGA
- a CDS encoding ice-binding family protein — translation MKRLRPTPLTPILSVALAVFATSAGAQSLDSFGVLAGSTVTNTGPTIITGNVGVSPGSAITGLGTTASPGVVNGTLHSNDQVAIDAKIELETRYNDLWNRPATQDLTNQDLGGKTLTAGVYHFDTSASLNTLGGPLTLDAQGNPNAVFIFQVGSTLTTDSASEVRLINGAQGGNVYFVLGSSATLGTTSTFQGQILALAAITLTTGANINCGAVWAQTAAVTLDTNNITVCVLKQMTAGEVIGSDATDNQEAVAGAIDDYVTRGGVLPPGFQDLVDFLSPAELAEAFTQLSGEVATGVAPTGIQAMNSFLNLVLQPGYGNGRRPAPTPAETPSTVRVLGYATASASVGSAAFAALDPSRVIPDPRRWEFWAGGYGGNSKTDGDFSVGSHERTSTLRGFAVGADHKISPDTEIGFAVGGGNTDFDLANWLGGGRSNMVQAAVYGRTNFDKAYFTAALAYAYHDVSTDRSVTVAGYDQYAAEFAAHNGAVHIEAGYRADWLTPYAALRVQAIRTPAYRESTAVGASTFALAYEANTTTFARVELGARAEHSFALDPGTSLSVRAGAAWAHDYWSKTEMQASFQELPGSPFTVTGAEPATDSLLLSAGTELAFASGFAIGGSVDGQFADGFQSYTGTGEVRYRW, via the coding sequence ATGAAGCGCCTGCGTCCGACACCGTTAACGCCGATCCTGTCGGTGGCACTTGCCGTGTTTGCCACGTCGGCAGGCGCGCAGAGCCTCGACAGCTTCGGGGTGCTGGCGGGTTCCACCGTCACCAATACCGGCCCCACGATCATCACCGGAAACGTCGGCGTCAGCCCCGGCTCGGCCATCACGGGCCTCGGCACCACTGCCAGCCCGGGTGTGGTCAATGGGACACTGCATTCCAATGATCAGGTTGCCATCGATGCGAAGATCGAGCTCGAGACCCGGTACAACGACCTCTGGAATCGGCCGGCCACCCAGGATCTGACGAACCAGGACCTGGGCGGGAAGACGCTCACCGCTGGCGTCTATCACTTTGATACATCGGCTTCGCTGAACACGCTGGGCGGCCCTCTGACGCTCGACGCGCAAGGCAACCCCAATGCGGTGTTCATATTCCAGGTCGGCAGCACACTAACCACCGACAGTGCGTCGGAGGTCAGGCTCATCAACGGTGCCCAGGGCGGCAACGTCTATTTCGTGCTCGGGTCGTCGGCGACACTCGGCACGACCTCGACGTTCCAGGGCCAGATTCTGGCGCTCGCGGCCATTACGCTCACCACCGGCGCCAACATCAATTGCGGAGCCGTCTGGGCCCAAACGGCAGCCGTGACCCTGGACACCAACAACATCACGGTGTGCGTGCTGAAGCAGATGACCGCTGGCGAGGTGATCGGATCCGACGCCACGGACAACCAGGAAGCCGTTGCGGGGGCGATCGACGATTACGTGACCCGCGGTGGCGTGCTGCCGCCCGGATTCCAGGACCTCGTCGACTTCCTCTCGCCCGCCGAACTGGCGGAGGCGTTCACGCAGCTCTCGGGGGAGGTCGCGACCGGCGTGGCACCAACCGGGATCCAGGCCATGAACTCCTTCCTGAATCTGGTGCTTCAGCCGGGCTACGGCAACGGGCGCAGGCCCGCGCCGACCCCGGCGGAGACTCCCAGCACGGTGAGGGTGCTGGGCTACGCCACGGCAAGCGCGTCCGTGGGAAGCGCGGCTTTCGCAGCGCTGGACCCGTCGCGCGTCATTCCCGACCCGCGCCGCTGGGAGTTCTGGGCTGGAGGCTATGGCGGCAACAGCAAGACGGACGGGGACTTCTCGGTCGGAAGCCATGAGCGGACGTCGACCCTTCGCGGCTTCGCCGTTGGCGCTGACCACAAGATCAGCCCGGACACCGAGATCGGGTTCGCGGTAGGAGGCGGCAACACCGATTTCGACCTGGCAAACTGGCTCGGGGGCGGACGGAGCAACATGGTGCAGGCGGCCGTCTATGGCCGAACCAACTTTGACAAGGCCTATTTCACGGCGGCGCTCGCCTACGCCTATCATGACGTCTCGACCGACCGGTCCGTGACCGTCGCGGGCTATGATCAGTATGCCGCGGAATTCGCCGCCCATAACGGCGCCGTGCATATCGAAGCCGGCTATCGCGCCGACTGGCTGACGCCCTATGCGGCCTTGCGCGTGCAGGCCATTCGCACGCCAGCCTATCGCGAGAGCACCGCGGTCGGCGCCTCGACTTTCGCGCTGGCCTACGAGGCGAATACGACCACCTTCGCGCGCGTGGAACTGGGCGCCAGAGCCGAGCATAGCTTCGCGCTCGATCCGGGCACCAGTCTTTCGGTGCGGGCCGGCGCAGCCTGGGCGCATGATTACTGGTCGAAGACGGAAATGCAGGCCTCGTTCCAGGAACTGCCGGGATCGCCCTTCACCGTCACGGGCGCCGAGCCGGCCACGGACTCGCTGCTGCTGTCGGCTGGCACGGAGCTGGCCTTTGCAAGCGGATTCGCGATCGGCGGGTCGGTCGACGGACAGTTTGCCGACGGCTTCCAGTCCTACACGGGGACCGGCGAGGTGAGATACCGGTGGTAA
- a CDS encoding L,D-transpeptidase, giving the protein MPTSGSFAGELVAFTAGDPPGTIVVRTEERRLYLVLPGGRALRYLVGVGRSGRQWVGASSIDGKHLRPNWAPPAAIKRARPNVPDFIPSGSPANPMGAAAMTLAGGEYAIHGTNQPNSVGGFVSFGCIRMHNEDILDLFGRVNVGTPVVVRR; this is encoded by the coding sequence ATTCCGACAAGCGGTTCTTTCGCCGGCGAACTCGTAGCCTTTACCGCCGGCGATCCGCCCGGAACGATCGTCGTGCGCACCGAGGAGCGCAGGCTCTACCTGGTTCTGCCCGGAGGGCGCGCCCTGCGATACCTGGTCGGCGTCGGCCGGTCGGGACGCCAGTGGGTCGGCGCGTCCTCGATCGATGGCAAGCATCTGCGTCCCAACTGGGCGCCGCCCGCGGCCATCAAGCGAGCCCGCCCGAACGTGCCCGACTTCATCCCGTCGGGATCGCCGGCCAATCCGATGGGAGCCGCGGCGATGACGCTCGCGGGTGGGGAATATGCCATCCACGGCACCAACCAGCCGAACTCGGTGGGCGGGTTCGTGTCCTTCGGCTGCATCCGAATGCACAATGAGGATATTCTCGACCTGTTTGGTCGGGTGAATGTCGGTACGCCAGTCGTCGTGAGGCGCTGA
- a CDS encoding helix-turn-helix transcriptional regulator, producing the protein MTSIPLTRGQFLLPFVSILDEIGAPTEALLGKSRLPSSLAEKSELYLPLLPALRFVETAQRTQGIEEFGYMAAQRLHYSHMREKTRALIAHAPTLFVALRHACYWASREDTILSMWIEHDVDHVRVCSTLSGTGGMLHLKYAQWIQNIFPIHIVRQFAGPDWMPTAIGFESAYSPGPETRSHWPNVRFHSNQPAAWVSLPDTLLSLSNPAAASFVPSRSQEGDGPSDYDIVETLKLMLPAYLEEGTIALADVADIAGLSPRTLQRKLAHLGLTYSDILETARYETASRLLRDTDCRIIDVAFSSGYTDPAHFSRAFRRISGTTPRQFRERSRLL; encoded by the coding sequence ATGACAAGTATCCCGTTGACGCGCGGGCAGTTCCTCCTGCCCTTCGTCAGCATCCTCGACGAAATCGGCGCGCCGACGGAGGCGCTGCTCGGAAAGTCCCGGCTGCCCTCCTCCCTCGCCGAAAAGAGCGAGCTCTATTTGCCGCTCCTGCCCGCCTTGCGCTTCGTCGAGACCGCGCAGAGAACCCAAGGCATAGAGGAATTCGGCTATATGGCGGCCCAGCGCCTGCATTATTCTCATATGCGGGAGAAGACGCGGGCCCTGATCGCGCATGCGCCGACGCTATTCGTCGCGCTCCGGCACGCCTGCTATTGGGCGTCGCGGGAAGACACCATCCTGAGCATGTGGATCGAGCATGACGTGGATCATGTGCGGGTCTGCAGCACGCTCTCGGGCACGGGAGGAATGCTGCATCTGAAATACGCGCAATGGATCCAGAACATCTTCCCGATCCACATCGTCCGGCAATTCGCGGGGCCAGACTGGATGCCGACGGCGATCGGCTTCGAATCGGCCTATTCGCCGGGACCAGAAACCCGATCCCACTGGCCGAATGTGCGGTTTCACTCCAACCAGCCCGCCGCCTGGGTCAGCCTGCCCGACACGCTGCTGAGCCTCTCCAATCCAGCGGCCGCCTCGTTTGTGCCCAGCCGGAGCCAAGAGGGAGACGGCCCTTCCGACTATGACATCGTCGAAACGCTCAAACTGATGCTGCCGGCCTATCTCGAAGAGGGAACGATCGCTCTGGCCGATGTCGCGGATATCGCCGGCCTCAGCCCGCGGACGCTGCAGCGCAAGCTCGCCCATCTCGGCCTGACCTATTCCGACATTCTCGAAACGGCCCGATATGAGACTGCGAGCCGGCTGCTGCGCGACACCGATTGCCGGATCATCGATGTCGCCTTTTCCTCCGGTTATACGGACCCGGCGCATTTCAGCCGCGCGTTCCGACGGATCTCCGGCACGACCCCGCGCCAGTTCCGGGAACGGTCGCGCCTCCTCTAG
- a CDS encoding acid phosphatase, which yields MRVAQVSLLALLALGGQAVAQAADAGPKVTDAHFTIAPGYLERADVPNSLMLLGPPPAAGSAALARDEEARRATLDLRGAERWKLATQDADLAFPKPAENFSCALGVPIDEANTPRLYGLMVKLLSDAGLSTYGVKNKYERTRPFAVHNEGTCTPDQEAILREDGSYPSGHTAAGWAWALALSEIAPDRSNELLARGIAFGQSRVVCDAHWQSDVDGGRIMGAATVARLHADPVFLADLNAARGEVEAARAKSLKPAQDCAAEAAALSQTK from the coding sequence GTGCGGGTCGCACAAGTTTCCCTGCTGGCGCTGCTCGCGCTCGGCGGTCAGGCCGTCGCGCAGGCGGCCGATGCCGGCCCCAAGGTCACCGACGCGCATTTCACGATCGCGCCCGGCTATCTGGAGCGAGCCGACGTGCCGAACAGCCTGATGCTGCTCGGGCCGCCGCCCGCCGCCGGCAGTGCGGCCTTGGCCCGGGACGAAGAGGCGCGCCGGGCGACGCTGGATCTGCGCGGCGCGGAACGTTGGAAGCTCGCTACTCAGGATGCGGATCTTGCTTTCCCGAAGCCGGCCGAAAATTTCTCGTGCGCCCTTGGCGTTCCGATCGATGAGGCGAATACGCCGCGTCTCTACGGCCTGATGGTCAAGCTGTTGTCGGACGCCGGCCTTTCGACCTATGGCGTCAAGAACAAGTACGAGCGGACCCGGCCCTTCGCCGTCCACAACGAGGGAACCTGTACGCCGGACCAGGAGGCAATCCTGCGTGAGGACGGCTCCTATCCCTCCGGTCACACGGCCGCGGGCTGGGCTTGGGCGCTCGCGCTCTCCGAGATCGCGCCGGACCGCAGCAACGAGCTGCTGGCGCGCGGTATCGCCTTCGGGCAGAGCCGCGTGGTTTGCGATGCCCATTGGCAGAGCGACGTCGACGGCGGACGGATCATGGGGGCAGCCACGGTCGCCCGGCTGCATGCCGACCCTGTTTTCCTGGCGGATCTCAACGCCGCTCGCGGCGAGGTCGAGGCCGCGCGCGCCAAGAGCCTGAAGCCCGCACAGGATTGCGCGGCGGAAGCTGCCGCTCTCTCTCAGACGAAGTAA
- a CDS encoding HlyD family secretion protein — protein MFELMLCSMLTIFPDYLFRRYIQNKQIGREITLYSVWYELRWGISACLILTVSLITLIFYFHPSTKNVTAVFRTVSILPESGGRVAKVFVGLNQKVQAGDPLFQLDSSKQEAAFEAAQRRIAEIDAQLIVAKTQLAAADGTIKQAEDAYQQALDELDTKQELMRRNANVVATREIQRLQVSVDGQKGAVDAAMANKKTLEAQISELLPAQRASTEAALAQAQVELDKTLVRAGVAGTLQQFTLRPGDVVNPMLRPAGILVPAEAGRVALVAGFGQIETQVLKVGMIAEATCIGKPFTIIPMVVTEVQDVVASGQFRPTDQLIDVQQLGQPGSITAYLEPLYAGQLEGVPPGGSCIANAYTNNREALEEKGLGTGRRLFLHVVDTVGLVHAMILRMQAILLPVQTLVLSGGH, from the coding sequence ATGTTTGAGCTGATGCTGTGCTCGATGCTGACGATCTTTCCCGACTATCTGTTTCGCCGCTACATCCAGAACAAGCAGATCGGTCGCGAGATCACCCTGTATTCCGTCTGGTATGAGCTGCGCTGGGGCATCAGCGCCTGCCTGATCCTGACGGTCTCGCTGATCACGCTGATCTTCTACTTCCATCCTTCGACCAAGAACGTCACGGCCGTTTTCCGCACGGTTTCGATCCTTCCCGAAAGCGGCGGTCGCGTGGCCAAGGTGTTTGTCGGCCTCAACCAGAAGGTCCAGGCCGGCGATCCGCTGTTCCAGCTCGATAGTTCAAAGCAGGAGGCGGCGTTTGAGGCCGCCCAGCGCCGGATCGCGGAGATCGATGCTCAGTTGATCGTGGCGAAGACGCAGCTGGCGGCCGCGGACGGTACGATCAAGCAGGCGGAAGATGCGTATCAGCAAGCGCTGGATGAACTGGATACAAAGCAGGAACTGATGCGGCGCAACGCGAACGTCGTCGCCACGCGCGAGATCCAGCGCCTGCAGGTCTCCGTCGATGGCCAGAAGGGTGCGGTCGATGCTGCCATGGCCAACAAGAAGACGCTGGAGGCGCAGATCTCCGAACTGCTGCCGGCCCAGCGAGCCAGCACCGAGGCCGCCCTGGCCCAGGCGCAGGTCGAACTCGACAAGACGCTGGTGCGCGCCGGCGTCGCCGGAACGCTGCAGCAATTCACGCTGCGGCCGGGTGACGTCGTCAATCCGATGCTGCGGCCGGCGGGCATTCTCGTGCCGGCCGAGGCCGGGCGGGTGGCGCTGGTCGCCGGCTTCGGCCAGATCGAGACGCAGGTCCTGAAGGTCGGGATGATCGCGGAGGCCACCTGCATCGGCAAACCCTTCACCATCATTCCCATGGTGGTGACGGAGGTGCAGGACGTCGTGGCTTCCGGCCAGTTCCGCCCGACGGATCAGTTGATCGACGTCCAGCAACTGGGTCAGCCCGGATCGATAACCGCCTATCTGGAGCCCCTCTATGCCGGCCAGCTGGAAGGCGTCCCACCCGGCGGAAGCTGCATCGCCAACGCCTACACCAACAATCGCGAGGCGCTGGAGGAAAAGGGCCTCGGCACCGGCCGCCGGCTCTTCCTCCATGTGGTCGATACGGTGGGGCTGGTGCATGCCATGATCCTGCGCATGCAGGCGATCCTCCTGCCCGTCCAGACCCTGGTCCTCAGCGGGGGACACTGA
- a CDS encoding dihydrofolate reductase family protein, whose translation MAKLVFGMNQSLDGYVDHEKMSTGPVLFRHWVEQVGSLTGSLYGRRVYELMRYWDEDRPEWSADEKAFAQAWRRQPKWVVSRSLKSVGPNATLVGADFETAVRDLKSGPVGEVAVAGPELAGSLTTLGLIDEYRLYLHPVVLGGGKPFFVGPRSPLRLISTDPVGEGVIRLTYVPA comes from the coding sequence ATGGCCAAGCTCGTCTTTGGAATGAACCAGTCTCTGGACGGCTATGTCGACCACGAGAAGATGTCGACAGGTCCAGTGCTGTTTCGCCACTGGGTCGAGCAGGTCGGCAGCTTGACCGGCAGCCTCTATGGTCGGCGGGTCTACGAACTCATGCGCTATTGGGACGAGGACCGTCCGGAGTGGAGCGCGGATGAGAAGGCGTTTGCGCAAGCCTGGCGGCGGCAGCCCAAATGGGTCGTGTCGCGCTCGCTGAAATCGGTCGGTCCCAACGCTACCCTGGTCGGAGCGGATTTCGAGACAGCCGTGCGGGATTTGAAGTCAGGGCCAGTGGGGGAGGTTGCGGTTGCCGGCCCGGAACTAGCGGGAAGTCTCACCACTCTCGGTCTCATTGACGAGTATCGGCTCTACCTGCATCCCGTCGTGCTCGGTGGCGGCAAGCCATTCTTCGTGGGACCACGGTCGCCGCTTCGCCTGATTTCCACCGATCCGGTCGGCGAGGGCGTCATCCGTCTGACGTATGTTCCGGCCTAG